The genomic window TTTTAATGCAGCAAAAGCTTGCTCAGAAGTTACGGCTGCTAGTTCTTGTTCACGAGAATGTTTTAACCTTGTTACAGTTGTTTTTAACTCTTCATCTAAAACAGCCGGATGACACATTAATTCACTTAAACCTTCTTTTACCTGTGATAGTATCTTGCTAATTAATGATGGAGTTAAACATCCTGTAGCAATAAAACCTTGAAAATGATCAGGATAACAGAGTTTGCTGCTACGAATTTGTTTATGAAAATTCCATTTATAATAATCTAACATTCTGGTAAGTAAATATTTTTTCCCTATGTCTAACTTAGGCGATTCATTATAAACTTGGCGCAATTGCTTAATGTTGCACTGTTCAAAAGGTTTACGGATATAGCGAATTTTATATTCTTCTGCTACTTGAATTACTGCGTCTAAAACTTTTGGATGTGCATGTGAATGTTTGTGTGAATCACAATGAGAAATTGTTAAACCTTTAGAAAGCAGATAATCAAGCTGTGCTTTAAGTTCTGTAACTATCTCAGCATACTTGACTTGTCGGACTGTCATTAGCCAAATAAAATCCGTTAAAGTACGAGGTAACTTTCCCTTACTGTCTAATAATGATCGAATCTGTGATGCTTTTGCTATTGGTTCTTCACCAATTAACACTAAATGACAGCCTAAACTAAGCTTTGGAGCGTCTTTTAGACGAGAAAATCCGTCTGATAATGCTCGACCAGCAGCCATAATGGTTGTACTTGTAACAATTCCTTTTAGGTGAGCCTCAATAATTCCAATATTAATCCCTTTGGCTTGACCATAATCATCAGCATTTACAATTAATTGCTTTTTCATTGCTTATTAAACGATGGGTTTTCAGTTAAATTTTGATTAAGATCAGTAACATTTAAGTTATTGATTTTATAGATTTTTACAGCCACAGCACCTAAAGCTTTTATTTCTTTTATAGGCGCATAGTTAGCTTCAATAAAGTTTAAGAGCTTTTCATTCTCAAAATAACGTCTTCCATCTTGAAACATTACATAAGTAGTTTGAGTGTCAGAAAATTGAAATTTAGGATCCGACATTGTTTCTGACTTAATATCAAGGCGGCCAAATGCTTTACAATAATAGTTAATTACTCCTGGTGCTTCACTTGCAATAATTGAATTGGGTTCAGCTTCTTTAGCTACATAATTTATTGCCTCACGTAGTCCTAAGTCATAAAACTCATCATGTGGGAAGTAATAGCCTACCTTATCTTTACCTGCTAATGGGTTTAGATAAAGTGAGTAAAACGGAGCAGCATTAATTACTATTAATGTTGGTATAACAAGAAAAACTATTGATACTAAGCTAGTTAATACAAATTTTGTTTTAGAACTAAGTTGAGGATATCTTCCTTCACACCAAGTTTT from Blastocatellia bacterium includes these protein-coding regions:
- a CDS encoding ChbG/HpnK family deacetylase, giving the protein MKKQLIVNADDYGQAKGINIGIIEAHLKGIVTSTTIMAAGRALSDGFSRLKDAPKLSLGCHLVLIGEEPIAKASQIRSLLDSKGKLPRTLTDFIWLMTVRQVKYAEIVTELKAQLDYLLSKGLTISHCDSHKHSHAHPKVLDAVIQVAEEYKIRYIRKPFEQCNIKQLRQVYNESPKLDIGKKYLLTRMLDYYKWNFHKQIRSSKLCYPDHFQGFIATGCLTPSLISKILSQVKEGLSELMCHPAVLDEELKTTVTRLKHSREQELAAVTSEQAFAALKAQSIELTSFRELSKQAL